One Leifsonia shinshuensis DNA window includes the following coding sequences:
- a CDS encoding glucose-6-phosphate dehydrogenase assembly protein OpcA — protein sequence MIVDLPDTTTSNISKALVKIREEGGAVALGRVLTLIIATHLGQEEEAIEAANDASREHPMRVIVVSTEEERSHTDSGRLDAQIRVGGDAGASEVIVLRAYGETASDEEGLVTGLLLPDAPVVVWWPGIAPAKASHSPLGRIATIRITDASAQPNPQEALFHLADTYAPGDTDFAWTRLTLWRAQLAAVLDQPPYEPITAVEVAGAADSPSTLLLAAWLRLQLQVPVQYDLASRAVGSGGIHGVKMERASGTIELEREVPNVARLSQPGQPTHDLSLPRRSLRDCLAEELRRLDPDDLYGEVITKGLGMLETSDEGAGTTA from the coding sequence ATGATCGTCGATCTGCCCGACACCACGACGAGCAACATCTCGAAGGCGCTCGTCAAGATCCGCGAGGAGGGCGGCGCCGTCGCCCTCGGCCGCGTGCTGACCCTGATCATCGCCACCCACCTCGGTCAGGAGGAGGAGGCCATCGAGGCCGCAAACGACGCCTCCCGCGAGCACCCGATGCGCGTCATCGTGGTCTCGACCGAGGAGGAGCGCAGCCACACGGACTCCGGGCGTCTCGACGCTCAGATCCGCGTCGGCGGCGACGCGGGCGCGAGCGAGGTCATCGTCCTCCGCGCCTACGGCGAGACGGCGAGCGACGAGGAGGGCCTGGTCACCGGCCTCCTGCTCCCCGACGCTCCCGTCGTGGTCTGGTGGCCGGGGATCGCGCCCGCGAAGGCGTCGCACTCCCCGCTCGGCCGCATCGCCACGATCCGCATCACGGACGCGTCGGCGCAGCCGAACCCGCAGGAGGCGCTGTTCCACCTGGCCGACACGTACGCCCCGGGCGACACCGACTTCGCCTGGACCCGGCTCACCCTGTGGCGCGCACAGCTCGCCGCGGTGCTCGACCAGCCGCCGTACGAGCCGATCACCGCGGTGGAGGTCGCCGGCGCGGCCGACTCGCCCTCCACCCTGTTGCTCGCAGCCTGGCTGCGCCTGCAGCTGCAGGTGCCGGTGCAGTACGACCTCGCGTCGCGCGCGGTCGGCTCCGGCGGCATCCACGGCGTCAAGATGGAGCGCGCGTCCGGCACGATCGAGCTGGAGCGCGAGGTGCCGAACGTGGCCCGGCTCTCCCAGCCCGGCCAGCCGACGCACGATCTGTCGCTGCCGCGCCGCAGCCTCCGGGACTGCCTCGCCGAGGAACTGCGTAGGCTGGACCCCGACGACCTGTACGGCGAGGTCATCACGAAGGGTCTCGGGATGCTCGAGACCTCCGACGAAGGAGCGGGCACGACAGCATGA
- the zwf gene encoding glucose-6-phosphate dehydrogenase produces MSPVEITPEFNPLRLPSDRRLNRIAGPSSLIIFGVTGDLSRKKLMPAVYDLANRGLLPPGFSLVGFARRDWEDQDFEKVVYDAVKQYARTPFDDDVWKQLAQGIRFVSGEFDDAEAFQRLKETVEKLDIERGTMGNHAFYLSIPPKAFPLVTEQLKKSGLADQSGTGWRRVVIEKPFGSDLKTARELNHVVESVFPPDSVFRIDHYLGKETVQNILALRFANELYEPIWNANYVDHVQITMAEDIGVGGRAGYYDGIGAARDVIQNHLLQLLALTAMEEPISFDAADLRAEKEKVLAAVRLPADLAKSTARGQYSSGWQGGEKVVGFLEEDGMNPDSTTETYAAIKLDIGTRRWAGVPFYLRAGKRLGRRVTEIAVVFKRAPQQLFAESQTSALGQNALVIRVQPDEGVTIRFGSKVPGAGMQVRDVSMDFGYGHAFTEASPEAYERLILDVLLGDPPLFPRHEEVELSWKILDPIEEFWATQGQPEQYRPGTWGPTSADELLARDGRVWRRP; encoded by the coding sequence ATGTCACCGGTGGAGATCACCCCGGAGTTCAATCCCCTGCGGTTGCCCTCCGACCGTCGCCTCAACCGCATCGCGGGGCCGAGCAGCCTCATCATCTTCGGCGTGACGGGCGACCTGTCGCGCAAGAAGCTGATGCCGGCCGTCTACGACCTGGCGAACCGCGGCCTCCTGCCGCCCGGCTTCTCGCTCGTCGGGTTCGCCCGGCGCGACTGGGAGGACCAGGACTTCGAGAAGGTCGTCTACGACGCGGTCAAGCAGTACGCTCGCACCCCGTTCGACGACGACGTGTGGAAGCAGCTCGCCCAGGGCATCCGCTTCGTCTCGGGCGAGTTCGACGACGCCGAGGCCTTCCAGCGGCTCAAGGAGACCGTCGAGAAGCTGGACATCGAGCGCGGCACGATGGGCAACCACGCGTTCTACCTGTCCATCCCGCCGAAGGCCTTCCCGCTCGTCACCGAGCAGCTCAAGAAGTCGGGGCTGGCCGACCAGTCCGGCACCGGATGGCGGCGCGTCGTCATCGAGAAGCCGTTCGGCAGCGACCTGAAGACCGCGCGCGAACTCAACCACGTCGTGGAGTCGGTGTTCCCGCCGGACTCGGTCTTCCGGATCGACCACTACCTCGGCAAGGAGACGGTCCAGAACATCCTGGCGCTGCGCTTCGCCAACGAGCTGTACGAGCCGATCTGGAACGCCAACTACGTCGACCACGTGCAGATCACGATGGCCGAGGACATCGGCGTGGGCGGCCGGGCCGGCTACTACGACGGCATCGGCGCAGCGCGCGACGTCATCCAGAACCACCTCCTGCAGCTCCTCGCCCTCACGGCGATGGAGGAGCCCATCTCGTTCGACGCCGCGGACCTGCGCGCCGAGAAGGAGAAGGTGCTCGCGGCCGTCCGGCTCCCCGCCGACCTCGCGAAGTCGACCGCCCGCGGTCAGTACTCCAGCGGCTGGCAGGGCGGCGAGAAGGTCGTCGGCTTCCTGGAGGAGGACGGCATGAACCCCGACTCCACCACCGAGACGTACGCCGCGATCAAGCTGGACATCGGCACGCGCCGCTGGGCCGGCGTCCCGTTCTACCTGCGGGCAGGCAAACGCCTGGGCCGTCGCGTCACCGAGATCGCTGTCGTGTTCAAGCGCGCGCCGCAGCAGCTCTTCGCGGAGTCGCAGACCAGCGCGCTCGGCCAGAACGCGCTCGTCATCCGGGTGCAGCCCGACGAGGGCGTGACCATCCGGTTCGGCTCGAAGGTGCCGGGCGCCGGTATGCAGGTGCGCGACGTGAGCATGGACTTCGGCTACGGCCACGCCTTCACCGAGGCGAGCCCCGAGGCCTACGAACGGCTCATCCTCGACGTCCTGCTGGGCGACCCGCCGCTGTTCCCTCGGCACGAGGAGGTCGAGCTGTCCTGGAAGATCCTCGACCCGATCGAGGAGTTCTGGGCCACGCAGGGCCAGCCCGAGCAGTACCGCCCCGGAACCTGGGGCCCGACTTCCGCCGACGAGCTCCTCGCCCGCGACGGCCGCGTCTGGAGGCGTCCATGA
- a CDS encoding glucose-6-phosphate isomerase, with amino-acid sequence MTFRIHVTGAAAQAVASVVPQLVADRVASGITAQDPALWGPAAEPEASKRLGWTEAVAISRPLVAEIVALREQLHAKGVNHIVLGGMGGSSLAPEVITRTAEAELTVLDSTDPGQVLSALRDRLQATAVVISSKSGSTLETDSQKRVYEKWFRDAGIDPTERIVVVTDPGSPLDQSAREAGYRVFNADPNVGGRYSALTAFGLVPSGLAGVDISELLDEAEATLIELAVDNTANPGLVLGAAIAGTNPLKDKVGIVADGTHIVGFADWAEQLIAESTGKEGTGLLPVVLDTLAPELTSKPADLQVVRLVANAEAHHLFPSDRHEGEILVSGSLGAQLIVWEYATAVAGRLLGINPFDQPDVEAAKVAARALLENRPEPVAPAFTAGGVEVRTTGSFLGGASTLDAAVDALLAQLGPDGYVSVQAYVDRLALPQLAGIRDLLAAKAGRPVTFGWGPRFLHSTGQFHKGGPAVGVFLQITAAAPEDLEIPDRPFTFGQLIQAQAAGDASVLGEHGRPVLTLTLSNPEADVVSLFEAVN; translated from the coding sequence GTGACCTTCCGCATCCACGTCACCGGCGCGGCGGCCCAGGCCGTCGCGTCGGTCGTGCCGCAGCTCGTCGCCGACCGGGTCGCCTCCGGCATCACCGCCCAGGACCCGGCGCTCTGGGGCCCGGCCGCCGAGCCGGAGGCGTCCAAGCGCCTCGGCTGGACCGAGGCCGTCGCGATCTCCCGCCCGCTGGTCGCCGAGATCGTCGCGCTGCGCGAGCAGCTGCACGCCAAGGGCGTCAACCACATCGTGCTCGGCGGCATGGGCGGCTCCTCGCTCGCTCCCGAGGTCATCACGCGCACCGCGGAGGCCGAGCTCACGGTCCTCGACTCGACCGACCCCGGTCAGGTGCTGTCGGCCCTGCGCGACCGCCTGCAGGCGACCGCCGTCGTCATCTCCTCCAAGTCGGGCTCGACCCTGGAGACCGACAGCCAGAAGCGCGTCTACGAGAAGTGGTTCCGCGACGCCGGCATCGACCCGACCGAGCGCATCGTCGTCGTCACCGACCCGGGCTCACCGCTCGACCAGTCGGCGCGCGAGGCGGGCTACCGCGTGTTCAACGCCGACCCCAACGTGGGCGGCCGCTACTCGGCGCTCACCGCGTTCGGGCTGGTCCCGTCCGGTCTCGCCGGCGTGGACATCTCCGAGCTGCTGGATGAGGCGGAGGCGACGCTCATCGAGCTCGCCGTCGACAACACCGCGAACCCGGGCCTCGTGCTCGGCGCGGCGATCGCCGGCACCAACCCGCTGAAGGACAAGGTGGGCATCGTCGCGGACGGCACCCACATCGTCGGGTTCGCCGACTGGGCCGAGCAGCTGATCGCGGAGTCCACCGGCAAGGAGGGCACCGGCCTGCTCCCGGTCGTGCTCGACACGCTCGCCCCCGAGCTCACCTCGAAGCCCGCCGACCTGCAGGTCGTGCGGCTCGTCGCCAACGCGGAGGCGCACCACCTGTTCCCCTCCGACCGGCACGAGGGCGAGATCCTCGTCTCCGGCAGCCTGGGCGCCCAGCTCATCGTCTGGGAGTACGCCACCGCGGTCGCCGGCCGACTGCTCGGGATCAACCCGTTCGACCAGCCCGACGTGGAGGCCGCCAAGGTCGCCGCCCGCGCGCTGCTCGAGAACCGTCCGGAGCCCGTCGCGCCCGCGTTCACCGCGGGCGGTGTCGAGGTGCGCACCACCGGCTCGTTCCTCGGCGGCGCGTCGACGCTCGACGCCGCGGTGGACGCCCTCCTCGCGCAGCTCGGCCCGGACGGCTACGTCTCGGTGCAGGCCTACGTCGACCGGCTGGCGCTGCCGCAGCTCGCGGGCATCCGCGACCTGCTCGCCGCCAAGGCCGGCCGTCCCGTCACCTTCGGCTGGGGCCCGCGCTTCCTGCACTCGACCGGGCAGTTCCACAAGGGCGGCCCCGCCGTCGGCGTGTTCCTGCAGATCACCGCGGCGGCGCCGGAGGACCTGGAGATCCCGGACCGCCCGTTCACCTTCGGCCAGCTCATCCAGGCGCAGGCCGCGGGCGACGCGAGCGTGCTCGGCGAGCACGGCCGCCCGGTGCTGACCCTGACCCTCTCGAACCCCGAGGCCGACGTCGTCTCGCTGTTCGAGGCCGTCAACTAG
- the tal gene encoding transaldolase: MTDTTSATTSPTAALSAAGVSIWLDDLSRERIATGGLQKLIAERNVVGVTTNPTIFAAALSKGEAYDAQVKELAAAGTSVEDAIFEITTDDVADASDIFHEVFEASNGVDGRVSIEVEPGLAHDAHGTIEQAKKLAAKVDKPNVLIKIPATVEGLEAITETIAAGISVNVTLIFSLERYRQVIDAYLTGLEKAKAAGIDLAGIQSVASFFVSRVDTEVDKRLTAIGTDEALALKSKAGIANARLAYELYEQEFATDRAKALVAAGANEQRPLWASTGVKDPSLPDTLYVTELVAPNTVNTMPEKTLEATFDHGEIAGDTVTGNYADAKGVLDALAGLGVDYDDVTATLEREGVDKFNVSWAELVETVTNALEAAK; encoded by the coding sequence ATGACCGACACCACTTCCGCCACCACCTCCCCCACCGCCGCGCTGTCCGCCGCCGGCGTCAGCATCTGGCTGGACGACCTGTCCCGTGAGCGCATCGCCACGGGCGGCCTCCAGAAGCTGATCGCCGAGCGCAACGTCGTCGGCGTGACCACGAACCCGACGATCTTCGCCGCCGCGCTCTCCAAGGGCGAGGCGTACGACGCCCAGGTGAAGGAGCTCGCCGCCGCCGGCACGAGCGTCGAGGACGCGATCTTCGAGATCACGACCGACGACGTCGCCGACGCCAGCGACATCTTCCACGAGGTGTTCGAGGCCAGCAACGGCGTCGACGGCCGCGTCTCCATCGAGGTGGAGCCCGGCCTCGCGCACGACGCGCACGGCACCATCGAGCAGGCCAAGAAGCTCGCCGCGAAGGTCGACAAGCCCAATGTGCTGATCAAGATCCCCGCGACGGTCGAGGGCCTGGAGGCCATCACCGAGACCATCGCGGCCGGCATCAGCGTCAACGTCACGCTGATCTTCAGCCTCGAGCGCTACCGCCAGGTGATCGACGCCTACCTGACCGGCCTCGAGAAGGCGAAGGCCGCTGGCATCGACCTCGCCGGCATCCAGTCGGTCGCGTCGTTCTTCGTGTCCCGCGTGGACACCGAGGTCGACAAGCGACTGACCGCGATCGGCACCGACGAGGCCCTCGCGCTCAAGAGCAAGGCCGGCATCGCCAACGCCCGCCTCGCCTACGAGCTGTACGAGCAGGAGTTCGCCACCGACCGCGCCAAGGCCCTCGTGGCCGCCGGTGCGAACGAGCAGCGCCCGCTCTGGGCCTCCACCGGCGTGAAGGACCCGAGCCTGCCCGACACCCTCTACGTCACCGAGCTGGTCGCGCCGAACACGGTCAACACCATGCCGGAGAAGACGCTGGAGGCGACCTTCGACCACGGCGAGATCGCCGGAGACACCGTCACCGGCAACTACGCCGACGCGAAGGGCGTCCTGGACGCACTGGCCGGCCTCGGCGTCGACTACGACGACGTGACCGCCACCCTGGAGCGCGAGGGCGTCGACAAGTTCAACGTCTCCTGGGCCGAGCTCGTCGAGACCGTCACCAACGCGCTGGAGGCGGCCAAGTGA
- the tkt gene encoding transketolase translates to MAALQWDPIDNKAVDTVRVLAADAVEKVGNGHPGTAMSLAPAAYLLFQKVMRRDPHDEHWLGRDRFILSAGHSSLTQYIQLYLGGYGLELDDLKALRTWDSLTPGHPEYRHTKGVEITTGPLGQGISSSVGFAYAQRFERGLFDPDAAPGTSPFDHHVYVIASDGDLEEGISSEASSLAGHQQLGNLIAIYDANQISIEDDTNIAFTEDVKARYEAYHWHVQVVDWKKTGVYEEDVQELHQAIVNAQEVTDKPSLIVLKTIIGWPAPKKQNTGKIHGSALGADELRAVKEVLGFDPDQTFEVAEDVIEHTRKAVERGAQEHAEWQKGFDAWAAANPERKELLDRLLAGDVPAGFEEALPVFEAGKDVSTRAASGKVINAIAGVMPELWGGSADLAESNNTTIEGAASFVPTEHSTHEWTGNPYGRVLHFGIREHAMAAILNGIVLHGPTRPFGGTFLIFSDYQRPAIRLAALMQVPSIFVWTHDSVALGEDGPTHQPIEQLSTLRAIPHLDVVRPGDANEVAYAWKTMLERRGGPAGIALTRQNIPVFERGDGEATGDTLASAANVAKGAYILAEAPGGTPDVLFIATGSEVQIALEAREVLRGEGINARVVSAPCLEWFHEQDAAYQEKVLPAELKARVSIEAGLALAWDKIVGDHGRSVSIEHFGASADYKTLFREFGMTTEHAVAAAKESLASL, encoded by the coding sequence GTGGCAGCTCTGCAGTGGGATCCCATTGACAACAAGGCGGTAGACACGGTCCGCGTCCTCGCGGCCGACGCGGTGGAGAAGGTGGGCAACGGTCATCCGGGCACCGCGATGAGCCTGGCCCCCGCCGCGTACCTGCTGTTCCAGAAGGTGATGCGCCGCGACCCGCACGACGAGCACTGGCTCGGCCGCGACCGCTTCATCCTGTCCGCAGGCCACAGCTCGCTCACCCAGTACATCCAGCTCTACCTCGGCGGCTACGGCCTCGAGCTCGACGACCTCAAGGCGCTGCGCACCTGGGACTCGCTCACCCCGGGCCACCCCGAGTACCGCCACACCAAGGGCGTCGAGATCACCACCGGCCCGCTCGGCCAGGGCATCTCCTCCTCGGTCGGCTTCGCCTACGCGCAGCGCTTCGAGCGCGGCCTGTTCGACCCGGACGCCGCTCCCGGCACCAGCCCGTTCGACCACCACGTCTACGTGATCGCGAGCGACGGCGACCTGGAGGAGGGCATCAGCTCGGAGGCCTCCAGCCTCGCCGGCCACCAGCAGCTCGGCAACCTGATCGCCATCTACGACGCCAACCAGATCTCGATCGAGGACGACACCAACATCGCCTTCACCGAGGACGTCAAGGCCCGCTACGAGGCCTACCACTGGCACGTCCAGGTGGTCGACTGGAAGAAGACCGGCGTCTACGAGGAAGACGTGCAGGAGCTGCACCAGGCCATCGTCAACGCCCAGGAGGTCACCGACAAGCCGTCGTTGATCGTCCTGAAGACCATCATCGGCTGGCCGGCGCCGAAGAAGCAGAACACCGGCAAGATCCACGGCTCGGCCCTCGGCGCCGACGAGCTGCGCGCCGTCAAGGAGGTGCTCGGCTTCGACCCCGACCAGACCTTCGAGGTCGCCGAGGACGTCATCGAGCACACCCGCAAGGCCGTCGAGCGCGGCGCCCAGGAGCACGCCGAGTGGCAGAAGGGCTTCGACGCCTGGGCCGCCGCGAACCCGGAGCGCAAGGAGCTCCTGGACCGCCTGCTCGCCGGCGACGTGCCTGCGGGCTTCGAGGAGGCCCTCCCGGTCTTCGAGGCGGGCAAGGATGTCTCGACCCGCGCCGCCAGCGGCAAGGTGATCAACGCCATCGCGGGCGTCATGCCCGAGCTGTGGGGCGGCTCGGCCGACCTCGCCGAGTCGAACAACACCACGATCGAGGGCGCCGCGTCCTTCGTTCCCACCGAGCACTCGACCCACGAGTGGACCGGCAACCCGTACGGCCGCGTGCTGCACTTCGGCATCCGCGAGCACGCGATGGCCGCGATCCTCAACGGCATCGTGCTGCACGGCCCGACCCGCCCGTTCGGCGGCACGTTCCTGATCTTCAGCGACTACCAGCGCCCTGCGATCCGCCTGGCCGCGCTGATGCAGGTGCCGTCGATCTTCGTCTGGACGCACGACTCCGTCGCCCTCGGCGAGGACGGCCCGACGCACCAGCCGATCGAGCAGCTGTCGACCCTCCGCGCCATCCCGCACCTCGACGTCGTCCGCCCGGGCGACGCCAACGAGGTCGCCTACGCGTGGAAGACCATGCTGGAGCGCCGCGGTGGTCCGGCCGGCATCGCCCTGACCCGCCAGAACATCCCGGTGTTCGAGCGCGGCGACGGCGAGGCCACGGGCGACACGCTCGCGTCCGCCGCGAACGTCGCCAAGGGCGCGTACATCCTGGCCGAGGCTCCGGGCGGCACCCCCGATGTGCTGTTCATCGCCACCGGCTCCGAGGTCCAGATCGCTCTCGAGGCCCGCGAGGTGCTTCGTGGCGAGGGGATCAACGCCCGCGTCGTCTCGGCCCCCTGCCTGGAGTGGTTCCACGAGCAGGACGCCGCCTACCAGGAGAAGGTCCTCCCGGCCGAGCTCAAGGCCCGCGTCTCGATCGAGGCCGGCCTGGCGCTCGCCTGGGACAAGATCGTCGGCGACCACGGCCGCAGCGTCTCGATCGAGCACTTCGGCGCCTCGGCCGACTACAAGACGCTGTTCCGCGAGTTCGGCATGACCACCGAGCACGCCGTCGCCGCAGCCAAGGAATCGCTCGCGTCGCTCTGA